tgttgcaatatctcaatggcataggcactatctaaaggggactatttgacttctgtaaattgtgaaaatttaaaacacaagacaggagtcaataaactagtgttaaaaccaatatattattctctcaatataaatatgttagaaagatgtacaagttgacaatgaaaaattgaggaacaacaaatataatgaaatacaatgtgtgagccttgtttctctgaccaaaaaagataacatcttccctgagaacttacatcgatgcttggtcatgttaattataatatgacaccacacaccggatcgttCACTATAGAGTCCATCAATAGTGGCAAACTCTCTCAACTAATCTGGCTTTTCCTCTTTGAGGAGGAAGATGACTTAATAGTCACACAACCAAGCAGAGGGGATGCTAAACAAGAGAGCTACTGATGAAGGAAGCCCATTTTTGGTTCttaaacaccgttaagacgaatcactcaatcaacaaaccggtttaccggggactgaGATCACATAATCAGGGTCATTTtaaaagcactatcgattcaccggtgtctcgccatgtattcggaggaatgtgaggggggagggggtcattaaaaatattgaaaacttcaggggggcgttactcaaaatgtggagaggaagaaggggggttactcaatttatttgaacgaaataaattgaaacacatctcagattgcaccattgtaTACaaccatttctcaaaattttcaatgcgagaggggggcacctcgctctcgtgctctcccccttgggtcttctaacagttttactggtaaaagacaaattgaaaatacctcttctgtatattcatttgtcttcagtctctggcaaacagaactgtttttcacaaattgtattgtcattgttttgttgttgaatattgtgactcaaacactgatcatgcaaaaaatgtaaaaaatatcagtgttcaatgtcattttcaaacagttttaccaattgcaaaataaactgaaactcctctcagattgcaccattaaacacatcaatttctcaaaatttccaatacgagagggggaacctcCCTCTCGTGCtttcccccttggggtattctaacagtttcacttagtaaaaaaattaaaacacctctcagattgcaccagactgcaccattgcacacatcaatatcttaaaaatttccatgcaagataggggaaagcccatgtgacactttccccctaagcctctcgcgtgttctccccctgtactttcaaattctgcccggtcagatatcctagtgaaaaccctgtcataatacccatccaaattaaacaatacagtATATGGTTAGAGTTACAGTTCCAGGTTTGTTTTACATCACAAATGATGGAGAGACTACTGAATGTGACAAAGTGTAAAATCCTTGTTAACAGTAAAGATGACCATCCTTCATAGATCTCTATGAAattatttcagagttagagagatGTGAAGTTGGCAAGCCGCATGTACAAACCAGATTTCCGTCACTCCAGACAATCATACAAATGGATGAAGATGGTAAACAAGGCAGTCTTAGCTTCCAACAGATTCTGACAACAGGCTATGTGTCGGAGAAAGAACTACAAGCAAGACAACGTCAAGTGTGCAGTGACAACATCCTGTCATTGTACTTCACATCTGGTAGTACAGGGTTCCCTaagtgtgtagtgcacacacaccATACACAGATCAATTCACAGAGAGCATCTAATACAAGAGAGAAGTGTTCAAAGGCAAGAGAGTTGCTTGCCAGCTCAGACCTTGCCCATATCGGTGCCATACGAGCAATTTTATTTCCAGGGTTGTTTGGTACAACATCGATATTCTTACCACCAAAGCATTCTATAGAGAATACAATGATGGTGTTGCAAGATGAATGTGTAACTCGCACACGTTTACGACCAAATGTTctatttgatttgataaatcATCCACACTTTAATGAATACAACTTGCAAAGTTTAGAGACTGTCTTCACTGGGGGATATCTTGTGCCAGAGTCAATCATGAACATGGCTGTATCTGCACTTGGTTGTCATGTAGTTGATGACTATGGTTCTACGGAGATGATAGATGGGTTGTTTTCTGAAGTGTCTGGTGTTAGCTCAGAAGAGATGCAAAAGTACCCAAACTGCGTATATCCATCGCCGGGTAACGAAATCAAAGTAGTCGATGCTGATGGAAATATTGTTGCTGTGAATACAATAGGAGAACTCTGGGTCCGTTccccatttttgtttttgtactaCTTGGGTGACAAAGAAGCTACCGACAAGGTGAAAACATCTGATGGCTGGTTCAAGAGTGGAGATTTAGTATCAATGAATGGGGATGGCTGGTGTAAGATTGTAGGTCGGCTTAATGACATGATCATACGAGAAGGAATCAATATCTACCCATCAGAAATAGAGATGGCCGTTGCCCTTCACCCAAAAGTATCACAAGTTCAAGTTGTAGCAATACCAGATGAGAAAGTACACCAACGTGTGTGCATATGCATCATAACCAAGAACAGTCAGGTCTGTACAGAAGAAGAAATCCTCAAATTCTGTCATGGTCGAATTCATGAAGCACACATTCCAGACCACGTATTCTTTGTGaaggagtttccaaagactttcTCCAATAAACTCCAATGGCTGGTTCAAAAGTGGAGATTAGTATCAATGAATGAGGATGGCTGGTGTAAAATTGTAGGTCGGCTTAATGACATGATCATAAGGGAAGGAATCAATATCTACCCATCAGAAATAGAGATGGCCATTGCCCTTCACCCAAAAGTATCACAAGTTCAAGTTGTAGCAATACCAGATGAGAAAGTACACCAACGTGTGTGCATATGCATCATTACCAAGAACAGTCAGGTCTGTACAGAAGAAGAAATCCTCGAATTCTGTCATGGTCGAATTC
The Ptychodera flava strain L36383 chromosome 3 unlocalized genomic scaffold, AS_Pfla_20210202 Scaffold_25__1_contigs__length_14229661_pilon, whole genome shotgun sequence DNA segment above includes these coding regions:
- the LOC139125134 gene encoding medium-chain acyl-CoA ligase ACSF2, mitochondrial-like, whose amino-acid sequence is MDEDGKQGSLSFQQILTTGYVSEKELQARQRQVCSDNILSLYFTSGSTGFPKCVVHTHHTQINSQRASNTREKCSKARELLASSDLAHIGAIRAILFPGLFGTTSIFLPPKHSIENTMMVLQDECVTRTRLRPNVLFDLINHPHFNEYNLQSLETVFTGGYLVPESIMNMAVSALGCHVVDDYGSTEMIDGLFSEVSGVSSEEMQKYPNCVYPSPGNEIKVVDADGNIVAVNTIGELWVRSPFLFLYYLGDKEATDKVKTSDGWFKSGDLVSMNGDGWCKIVGRLNDMIIREGINIYPSEIEMAVALHPKVSQVQVVAIPDEKVHQRVCICIITKNSQVCTEEEILKFCHGRIHEAHIPDHVFFVKEFPKTFSNKLQWLVQKWRLVSMNEDGWCKIVGRLNDMIIREGINIYPSEIEMAIALHPKVSQVQVVAIPDEKVHQRVCICIITKNSQVCTEEEILEFCHGRIHAAHIPDHVIFVKEFPKTFSNKLDRRQLSQVAEETLFSKK